Proteins found in one Maridesulfovibrio sp. genomic segment:
- a CDS encoding replicative DNA helicase — translation MSNAAPPNNMELERAVLSAVIRDNGRNIDELFPILKTPDHFYSPVHQAIWQTMLALHREQTPIDIVSLNDRLMKNGRSEACGGAVFLAELANEVQPIRHAKSWAMELQGYARRRSMAQMGQQLIEHAFTTEADPSEFAGAAQKIVDAVLEDRVDVLMQKPSEIMQGYVQYLEDLERRGGDGVKTHLYKLNSIIGGFVPGDVAILAGRPSNGKTALALNFVLYSIAKHIPVGVFSLEMMSYLLVNRFLASTHGINGMRFRDGKFTPEDWEKIYDFAQYFQGTDPWLRIWDRPSLSVSELRAQCRRWKREFGLRWAVVDYIQLVRPDSKGGSREREVAEISRVLKETAMELEMSLLVLAQLNRDVESRKSGVPLLSDLRESGAIEQDADTVIFIRPWNPRTDSEIVPVTLDVAKSRNSGAGSLEVMYRRRRLQFLNEKEEDWSWLDFLPA, via the coding sequence ATGAGTAACGCCGCACCTCCCAATAATATGGAGCTCGAAAGGGCTGTCCTTAGTGCTGTGATCCGGGACAACGGTCGCAACATTGACGAGCTGTTTCCTATCCTTAAGACTCCAGATCATTTTTACAGTCCTGTTCACCAGGCAATCTGGCAAACGATGCTGGCATTGCATCGGGAGCAGACTCCTATCGATATTGTTTCCCTCAATGACCGGCTTATGAAGAATGGCCGTTCTGAAGCTTGCGGCGGTGCTGTCTTCCTTGCTGAGCTGGCTAATGAGGTTCAGCCGATCCGTCACGCCAAGAGCTGGGCCATGGAACTGCAGGGGTATGCTCGGCGTAGATCCATGGCTCAAATGGGCCAGCAGCTTATTGAACATGCTTTTACTACTGAAGCCGATCCTTCCGAATTCGCAGGTGCTGCACAAAAAATTGTTGATGCGGTTCTTGAGGACCGGGTTGATGTCTTAATGCAGAAACCCTCTGAAATTATGCAGGGGTATGTGCAATATCTGGAGGACCTGGAAAGAAGAGGTGGAGATGGTGTTAAAACTCATCTTTACAAGCTCAACAGTATCATAGGCGGCTTTGTCCCTGGAGATGTCGCTATTCTTGCCGGTCGTCCTTCCAATGGTAAGACCGCTCTTGCCCTTAATTTTGTTCTCTATTCCATCGCTAAACATATTCCTGTCGGAGTCTTTTCTCTTGAAATGATGAGTTATTTGCTGGTGAACCGCTTTCTTGCGTCCACCCACGGAATTAACGGTATGCGTTTTCGTGATGGAAAATTTACTCCTGAAGACTGGGAGAAAATTTACGACTTTGCTCAATATTTCCAAGGTACAGATCCGTGGTTGCGGATTTGGGACAGGCCTTCGCTTTCTGTTTCAGAGCTCCGCGCACAGTGCCGGCGCTGGAAAAGAGAGTTTGGTTTGAGATGGGCTGTTGTTGATTACATTCAGCTTGTGCGTCCTGACTCAAAAGGTGGATCTCGTGAGCGCGAGGTTGCCGAAATTTCGCGCGTTCTGAAAGAGACTGCAATGGAGCTGGAAATGTCGTTGCTTGTTCTGGCGCAGCTTAACCGTGACGTTGAGAGTCGTAAAAGCGGAGTCCCGCTTCTTTCGGATCTGCGAGAGTCCGGAGCGATTGAGCAGGATGCTGACACGGTAATTTTCATTCGTCCTTGGAATCCAAGGACAGACAGTGAAATTGTGCCAGTTACCTTGGATGTGGCCAAGAGCCGCAACTCAGGAGCTGGAAGTCTTGAGGTTATGTATAGGCGTAGGAGATTGCAATTTCTCAACGAGAAAGAAGAAGACTGGAGCTGGCTGGATTTTCTGCCGGCATAA